In the Thermodesulfobacteriota bacterium genome, CCGGCGCGACCATCACCATCAGCCAGCGGGTGGGTGAGGAGAATCGGCTGTACGGCTCAGTGACCGCCGCCGATATCGCCGACCGTCTGGCCGAGATGGGCCTGGCCATCGACCGCAAAAAGATCCTGCTCACCGAGCCCCTGAAGACCCTGGGGGTTTTCACCGTGCCGGTGAAGGTCAGCTACCAGGTCTCGACCGAGATCAAGGTCCAGGTCGAGCCCCTGGCCCAGTAGCTTGGCCGCCGGGCAGGGGGCGGCTGCCGCCCCCCTGCCCGCCCCGCCTGCCTGTCCGTCCTCCGGAATTGGCCATGGAATCCGGCAGCAAGACGGAGCCTGCCCTGCGCCTGCCCCCCCAGAACCTGGAGGCGGAACAGTGCGTCCTGGGCGCCGCCCTTCTCCAGAACGACTCTCTGCTGCGGGTCATCGAGATCCTCCAGGACGAGGATTTCTACCGCACCGCCCAGAGCGGACGTCGCGGACGCGGTCCTCGATCACCAGGCGAAAGCCCCACCCTTCGTAGGGCCCCAAGGCGGTGGCCAGGTCGTCCCAGCTGATCGTCCGGCCGTCGATG is a window encoding:
- the rplI gene encoding 50S ribosomal protein L9 yields the protein MELILKETIDTLGEEGDIVRVKPGYARNYLLPRNKAVAATPSNMAVLKQEKAAIEARKKRLRTEAEDLAKALAGATITISQRVGEENRLYGSVTAADIADRLAEMGLAIDRKKILLTEPLKTLGVFTVPVKVSYQVSTEIKVQVEPLAQ
- a CDS encoding DnaB-like helicase N-terminal domain-containing protein; translated protein: MESGSKTEPALRLPPQNLEAEQCVLGAALLQNDSLLRVIEILQDEDFYRTAQSGRRGRGPRSPGESPTLRRAPRRWPGRPS